GGGCAGAGAGTCGTTAGTCGACAGTGGACAGTCATCAGTCGGCAGTCGACAGTCGAAAGTCAAAAAGTCGATTGAATTGATTGATTTGATTGACTTGATAAATACATCAGGAGCGAAGCGACGCTAACTTTAGACAGGCCACGGCCTGTCCCTACACCTCGACACACACCAGGAGCGCAGCGACGCTAACTTCCAACTTCCACCTTCTAACTTCTTTAATAGAATTGGCGATTCATTTGATTTAGCACAAGGATTATAAGAGAGATGGGATATATGATTTCGCTTAGGTGAGGCCCCCCACCCCGGGGGTAAAATACAGCGATATGCGACACAATGCAAGATAATATTGTTAATCATATATGTGTTGTTTCGAATTATTTAATGGATTAAATACAGTCCTCATTTAAACTTTGTAGCAGTCGTATCAAGATATCAGCTTATGAAAGATAATGGACTTGAACGCTGTGAAGCAGCAATTGAACACCGCAAAGCGGTGCTTGAACACCACGAAGTGGTGATTGAAAGCCGCGAAGCGGCGTTTAATAATTCAAGCGGCACTTCGTGCCGTTCAATAGCTTCGCTGCGCTCAGCATTCCAGCACTGCTTCGCAGTGTTCAAAAAAGAATTCCAGGCACCCATTGAAATCCGCATATCTGGGATTGAAGATCGAACGCAGTGAGATCCTTGAACGCTGCGCTGCAGCGTTTGAACACCGAACGTAGTGAGGTGCTTGAACACCACGAAGTGGTGATTGAAAGCCGCGTAGCGGCTATTGAACACCGAATGAAGTGAGGTGCTTGAATCCTATGCCGGAGCGAAGCGGCTTCCAAAAGTCACAAACTGCCGACTGTTGACTGCCGACTTTCGACTGAAGCCCCAGGAGCGAAGCGACGCCAGCTTCCAACTTCTAACCTCATAAAGTTGATTGCCGACTGTCAACTAACGCACCGTTTCAACATCTAAACCTTTCAACGTTTAAACGTCTAAATATTTAAACGTTTAAACGTAAAAAATTCCTGCAAACCGACTTCCACCCTGTTTTCACTCCGCTTCTCCGGATTCCACCGGTCCGGTGGTCAAATCCAATAATTTCACCGCCCAGTTCGGGAATAATGCGAAAGGCATAGAGTCCCGATTCGTGGGAGAGCAATTGCCGGGGGCTGTTCCCGTTAAAATCCAGCAGGTTTTCCGAATGAATGGCATAAAGTCCGCCTGTCCCCCGGGTCCCGGGCACCGAATCATAGTCCGGGCCTGTTGAACATATGAGTTCATATCCGCCATGTGGATTTTTAAAAACCTGGTTCACATCCATTTCGGAAAAAAAGCCGGTATTGGCGAGGGGTGGCAGGTATTCCCATTCTTTCAGAAGTCCGTCACAACATCTCAATAAACCGGCCACACCGTTGTGCTTAACCGGCCTTGATACCGATTTTGCCGTCACCAGCATGTAGATATTGTCTTTATGCCTGAAAAGATAGGGATCCCGCCAGGAATGGATGGATACATCCCCCGGGACATACCGTTGTGTATAGTATCGGCCATCGGGTTTAACTCTGAAATCGGGGACCGGCTCCCAATGATCTGTATCGATCTTTTTCGAAAACGCACAGCCAATATGCTGGGTTTTCCCATCATCAAGATTGCCATCCCGGGATGTATAATAGAGCAGAAATCCATTTTTCACTTTAATGATATCACCCGTCCAGATAGATGTGTTATCCCAACGGTCCGGAGAGGCGGTTAAAACATCTGTGGGCCCCCAATCCATGTGGATAAAATCTCTGGTCACCCCATATCCCACCTGAGTGAGAGGCCCAGTGAAACTGTTCCGACGGGACAAGGGACGGGTCGGCATTCAGGTAAAATACATGAAAAAGGTTTTTTACCGGTTCGTAATAATACCAAAAATCCCAGATAAACCGGAAAGGGTGTTTGAGTGTATCAATCATGGTAAGGAAATATAATACTATCTTTTGAAAAAGAGAATTTAATGTTTGAAGAATTATGATTAACTCCGTGAAATTAGAAAAGCGTATTTTACAGGGAAGGTTGAGGAGGGGTTGCACTTCGATACGACCGCCTACCGGTGGTCTATTCGGTGACCTGGCGTTGTTACGTAACTGGAAATTGGGGAATAGGGAGTAGCGAGGTTCGAGTAGCGAGTCGTGAGGTTTGCGGTAACTGGGGGCGGAACAAATTCTGGACCATAGCTTTGCTCCGGCAAAAAATCAGGCATTCAAACGCCATTGGGCAACGTCAAATATTATGGATAAAGTATAGCTGTTTATACAAATCATATCTCTTTCACAAAACCAAATTCAATAATTCCTAAATTCAATTCATCATTCATCATTCATCATTCATCATTTATCATTCATCATCCCTCATTCCTAACTACCCATAAACATGTATACTCTGCATCCCCGGTAAAAACCGGATCCCCATCCAGGTAATGATCAGCACCAGAAAAGAAAATCCCAGCAACCATAGCAATAATTTTCGTTTTTCCTGGAAGTTGTGATGAATATGAATCGTGATCAGGTAAAAGAGCCAGGTGAGCAATGCCCAGGTTTCTTTGGGATCCCAGCTCCAGTAATTTCCCCAGGCGATTTTTGCCCAGATAGCACCCAGAATCATCCCCAGCGTGAGAAGCGTAAAACCGGGATACACCAGTTGCATAGAAAGGGTTATGTAATGTTTCTGTGAGACGGCTGAATTCCCCCGGTTGTGAAAAAGTCCCCGTAAAGCGGACAAACACGCCGCCGCCAGAACAGCGTAGGATATCATATAAACAATCACGTGTGGAATAAACCAGGGACTTTGAAGTGCCGGCATCAGGGCTTTGCTTCGGTATTCCGGATGGATGACATCCACAATAAGAAATACGGATGCCATCATGGCACCCAGAAAATAGAGTGCGTTATCCCGGGTTTTCACAAAGAGAATGGAAATAATTCCCGAGACAAAAAGGGCATACCATAAACGGGTTTCCGCCATGGTCCGCAGAGGCGGGCGTTCCAGTTCACACCATAAAAAAATGACAAAAATTGTCAGAACAAGGGTTGAAAAGAGGGGTCCGGCTTTTACAATCCACCCGGCTCTTCCGGTCTCTTTCTTCAGGAGGAGAAGTACGGTTCCCGCAAACCATCCGGCAATAAAAAGAATCGTTGTAAGCAGAAGAAAATTCCAGGTCATAAGTTTTCCCTTTTTCCGGATTTTGGGCTTAAAAAAAGCAATCCCAACGCGCCGGCAATCATGAAACATAGACCGGCATACACCAAAGGGAGCCAGGGATCTTTAACGGCCAGAAAAGTGTACCTTTCTGCTTTTCTGCCCATAGCCTGATCAAAACTTTGCAGATAAATCCACCAGCCTTCTGCTTTTATTGGATGATTTACTTCAATCAGTCGCGATTCACCGTCTATTCCCGATTGGGTATATAGACGGGCTCGCGCTCCGTAATAAGCCGGTTCAGGTGGCAGGAGAGCCAGATAAAAATCCGGGGAAAGTTCAAGACTTCGGGGCGGTGTTATTGAACCGCCTGGACTGATCCATCCCTGAACCTTTTTACCCGAAGGGGGTGTAACACGGACACGGGCTGCCGGTGCTGTTCCGGCAATGCCCCGCACATTCAGAACGGTATCGGGTTTAACAAATGCTTCCGGATAATATGTTCCAACATGAATGTCAAACGAATCGATGGCAAAGATTCCCGGTTCATCAACAGATGTCCATTGATCACCCCGCGCTTTCACGAGAGCACCAGCCTGATGAAAGAGGGCCAACCGGGGAGGATATTCTTTCACGATAAATTCCTGAAGCTCCAGTGCAAAGGGAAGTTCCATGATACCGGTGTATTCATTCTGACCATACCAGACCAACTGATCCTGTCCTGCCTGTATGATCACTTCTTCTTTGTCTGCCTGTCCCAGAGATCCTGCAAGCAACACCAGCCATAACCCAAAGTGATTCATTGTGAAAATGATATTTCTCCGGGATAAAGGCATCAATCTGCGAAGGATGGCAAATCCAAGGGTGACTAATAAAAACATGACGGAAACAGCAAACATCCATGTATTCACAATTCCTTTTAAACCCAAAGGATCCGGATGTCCCCCCTGGGGAATCAGAGCCATCAGAAAAACCAGAAAAGTAAAAAAGATCATGGATGTTACAGCCGCTTCAGGGGATGAAAACCACCGGATGATCTTCCGTTTATGAAATAAAATCCACAGGAGGGGGATGAGAACCAGAAACTCAGTAAAAAGAATAATATTCACCGGTGTCTTAAAGAGCCCAAGGGGGAAATTTCCAAAAAAATACTGGATTACACTTCCAGAAATAAAGAGAATCACAGACACAAAAAATGCGTTTTTAAACACCTTTAAATTGCCGGATTGGAAGCCTGTCATATCATGAAACCCGGTTTCAACGGATACGCTCGGGCATTTTCATTTGCGCTTCCCGTTCTTTGGCAATTTTCAGCCATTCAGGCAGTTCTTCGGCAATCCATTCATTCTTTTCTTTCCGAAGTTTTACCGGGTCAAGGCCCAGATAGCGCTGGGCTTTCTTTTTGGTACTGATATCAGGCAAAGGCACATCTTCATAATAACCCAGTTTCGCCAAAACCCGGGCAATTTCCCGCCGGGCTTCCGAGGCTTTTTCCATCCCGTCGGAGAGGATTCGCATGGATTCCAGCGGGGAATGAAAAGAAGCCCCATGGCTGGCCGCCACAAAATCCCAGCGCCATTGTGCCTGTCGGATAAAATCCTGTGCCCGTTTCATATCCTCACTCCCGGCACCTTTATCAAAAGCAAACGCGGCTTCTATATGAGATTTGACCAGCATATCCTCCAGAAGAATTTTCTGTTCATATACCTTATCCTGGCGGTCATAGACATTTTGGATCAACGTTTCCTTCTCCTCACGGTGACACACCATACAGGAATTTTCAATATTATTCAGCGGACTTTGAATCTTATGATCGGTAAGTTTCTGGCTTCCTTCCGTGATATAGGGCATGTGACAATCGGCGCATGAAACACCCCGCTCAAAATGAATACCTGTCATAAAGAGTTCGTAATCAGGATGCTGGGCTTTGATAATGGGGGTTTTGCTCAGGGGGTGAACCCAGTCATGAAAATCATAGGCATCGTAATAGGATTCAATGGCTTCCATACTGTAGCCGTTGTCCCAGGGGAAGGTCACATATTTTCCCGGACCCTTAAAATAATACTCCACATGACACTGGGCGCAGACCATGGTTCGCATATTGTTAATGGGAACATCGGTGATATCAATATTTTTTCGTTCATACGCTTCAATAAAGGGTGTTTGCACAATGCGAAGATGTTGATTTTCCGGGTTATGACAGTTGGCACAGCCGATGGGATTGACAATTTCGGACAGCATTTCCGACCAGGGTGTTTTAAAAAATTCCGCGGCGCCGATTTCGTGGATCACACGGGGTACATCCGGACTTTTGCAGGTCCAGCAGCTGGATGTTTGCATGTCCGGTGTCTTTTCATCCGGAGTCCCGGTCCGCAGAGTATGGTGTATATCCTGCACGGCATAAATGTGTCCTCGCGGCTGGTTATAATCCCGGGAGAAGGAATACCCGGCAAACAGAATTACCAGCCGTGGATCCTCTTCCAGGGCATCCCGGAATGCATTTCCATTATATCTGGACTCAAAGGAGGTATCGGCCATCTCCTTGTACCGGGCATATTCCCGGGGATAGGCCTTTCCCCAGATTTCATTCCGGGGTTCAAATTCTTCCAGATCATACAAGGGAACATTCATCACGGTTGCTTCTGTCCGACGCTGGATAATGGTAGAGGCAAAGAGTCCCAACAGAAAGACCACCACCGCCGTGCCCAAAAACAACAGCCAACCCAGCCAATGGTGTTTGTCAACAAGTTCATTGATTTTCATCTGGCTCACCTGCCTTTTTTTCCAAGAGTTTTTTCAACCAGTCCGGTGCGGGGGACTCCGGCACAGGAACCTGCGTAAAGGGTGTTACAGAGAGGCTTCTGACCCGGCCATGGGGAATTTCACGGTGACAATCCCAACAGACACGCCCCTCCCCTGCTAAAACTTCAGCATGTGAGACATCCGTCCCCACCTGATCATTTAAATGTTCATGGCACCGGATACAATTTTCCTGAACCACCCGTATTCCCGGTTCCAGCATCCGGATACTCTGCTCATACCCCCGTGTTGTAAAAATGGCTGAATGACGCAATCCATCCTTTGCTTTGAAATAGTAGGCATGAAATATCGTATTGTGTGGCACATGGCAATCATTGCATACCGCCTGTTCCCGATGGGAAGAATGTCGCCAGGTTGTATACTGAGGGCTCATGATGTGACAATTGATGCACGTTTCAGGGTTATCAGAAACATAGGTCCAAGCCCGCGAAACATAGATTGTATATGCACCACTTCCTGCAATCGTCCCCAACAGGAGGATGACAGGTATACGCCACCGCCGGGGCGGCACCACAAGGTTGATAAGTTTGCTGATTATCTTATCCAATAATTAAATATAATCAGCTTCAGACCAAAGATAAACCATGAAAATACCAGGGGTAAAAGATATCAGGACAATTATTGTTTCTTTGAAATCCGTATCTTGTGGTAAAAACCTGTCTTTCCATGGGTTAAATTATACCTTTATAGAAATATCCCTATGTTTATGCACCCCCGGGGGTAAAATACAGACCCGAAATAGATTTGTCAAGCTTATATTGTAAATTATATGTTTATATATTGCCTTTTTTCTTCAAGAAACGTTTCAACAATTCATGCCTTGCATTTAAATTTAGATATAAACAAAATCCCGGAGAAATCATGAAACGAATTCTTGTATTTTGCCTGTTTATAATCTCAACTCTACAGATTCTGTATGCTGTTGAAGGCATGTACCTTCTCAATAAGCTGCCCCTGAAATCCATGCGTAAAGCCGGTCTCCGGATGAAATTTGATGTGGACCCCCAAACAGGTTATCCAAAGATCGCAGCCGGTGTGGTGAACCTGAATGGTGCTTCCGCTTCATTTATTTCCCCGGAAGGACTTATTCTCACCAACCATCACGTGGCATTCAGTGGTATTCAGCAACTCAGTACCCTTGAAGACAACATTCTGGAGAAGGGATTTCTGGCCCGAAACCATGATGAAGAAAGACATGTCCCACGTTTCCGGGCCTCTATTACAATTTCTTTTGAAGACGTTACTCAGGAAATTTTACACGGCCTTACCGACACCATGAATCCCGTTGCACGATACGATTCTGTGGATTACCGAATCAAACGTATTATCGCCCGGGAAGAAAAGGGGCATGAAAAGGTTCTGATCCGCTCCTTCTACAATGGAAAATCCTATTTTTTAATTCGCCGCCTTGAATTTAATGATGTGCGTTTGGTTTATACTCCTCCCCGTGCCATTGGGGAATTCGGAGGCAATATTGACAACTGGATGTGGCCCCGCCATACTGGGGATTTTACCATCCTCCGGGTCTATGCCGATTCTGAAAATAATCCGGCAGAATATTCAGAAGACAATATCCCTTATCAGCCTATTCACTACTTTCCCCTATCGGTAAAAGGCCTGAAACCCGGAGATTTCACCATGATCCTGGGATATCCCGGCAGAACCCAACGCTACCTCACTGCCCGGGAGGCCGCATTTACCCTTAATGTGGAATACCCGGAAGCTATTCGGCATTTTGAATTTTTGGTGGATCTTATGGATTCCCTGGGTGCGGCAAATCCGGAAAAAACCCTGAAATTTGCCTCCCGAATCAAGGGACTGAACAACTATAAGAAAAAATACCAGGGAATGCTGGATGGATTAAAGAGCCGGGATGTTATTGGTGAAAAACAGACGTTGGAAGAAAAACTTTATCATCAGGGTAAGAACCGGGACATTTTGCAACAACTGGATAAACTACAGAAAGCATACGAAACGAATTATCATGCCCGGGAAAAATTTTATAATTTGCAGCGGGATCCCCGTCTAGTTGCCATCGCCTCGGATCTTGTCCGCTGGAATCATGAAAAGAAAAAACCGGACCTGGAACGGGAACGGGGGTTTCAACAGCGGGATTACGATAAACAGCAGCGTTCCATGGCTTATTACATGTCCGCTTATGACGAAACACTGGATAAAATCCTCCTGCACCACCACCTCACACAGATGTTGAAGGCACCGGCAACAGAGCGGATTCCTTTGATCGACTCACTCTTTTCCATGATAAAAGGAGAATCTGTTTCTCAGGTTGTCGGAAGATTTGTGGAAAATCTCTACTCTGAAACCCGGTTGACGGACCCGGATTTCAGACAACGTCTTCTTGACATGACTCCGGAAGAATTCATTAAAATTCAGGATCCTTGTATTCTCTTTGCATGTTTGCTGGAAAAACAAGCCCGGGAAATCCGGGAAGAAGGCAAAAAACGCGCAGGTCAGAGAATGGTCCTGATGC
This window of the Candidatus Neomarinimicrobiota bacterium genome carries:
- the ccsA gene encoding cytochrome c biogenesis protein CcsA → MTWNFLLLTTILFIAGWFAGTVLLLLKKETGRAGWIVKAGPLFSTLVLTIFVIFLWCELERPPLRTMAETRLWYALFVSGIISILFVKTRDNALYFLGAMMASVFLIVDVIHPEYRSKALMPALQSPWFIPHVIVYMISYAVLAAACLSALRGLFHNRGNSAVSQKHYITLSMQLVYPGFTLLTLGMILGAIWAKIAWGNYWSWDPKETWALLTWLFYLITIHIHHNFQEKRKLLLWLLGFSFLVLIITWMGIRFLPGMQSIHVYG
- a CDS encoding cytochrome c biogenesis protein ResB gives rise to the protein MIFFTFLVFLMALIPQGGHPDPLGLKGIVNTWMFAVSVMFLLVTLGFAILRRLMPLSRRNIIFTMNHFGLWLVLLAGSLGQADKEEVIIQAGQDQLVWYGQNEYTGIMELPFALELQEFIVKEYPPRLALFHQAGALVKARGDQWTSVDEPGIFAIDSFDIHVGTYYPEAFVKPDTVLNVRGIAGTAPAARVRVTPPSGKKVQGWISPGGSITPPRSLELSPDFYLALLPPEPAYYGARARLYTQSGIDGESRLIEVNHPIKAEGWWIYLQSFDQAMGRKAERYTFLAVKDPWLPLVYAGLCFMIAGALGLLFLSPKSGKRENL
- the nrfA gene encoding ammonia-forming cytochrome c nitrite reductase, yielding MKINELVDKHHWLGWLLFLGTAVVVFLLGLFASTIIQRRTEATVMNVPLYDLEEFEPRNEIWGKAYPREYARYKEMADTSFESRYNGNAFRDALEEDPRLVILFAGYSFSRDYNQPRGHIYAVQDIHHTLRTGTPDEKTPDMQTSSCWTCKSPDVPRVIHEIGAAEFFKTPWSEMLSEIVNPIGCANCHNPENQHLRIVQTPFIEAYERKNIDITDVPINNMRTMVCAQCHVEYYFKGPGKYVTFPWDNGYSMEAIESYYDAYDFHDWVHPLSKTPIIKAQHPDYELFMTGIHFERGVSCADCHMPYITEGSQKLTDHKIQSPLNNIENSCMVCHREEKETLIQNVYDRQDKVYEQKILLEDMLVKSHIEAAFAFDKGAGSEDMKRAQDFIRQAQWRWDFVAASHGASFHSPLESMRILSDGMEKASEARREIARVLAKLGYYEDVPLPDISTKKKAQRYLGLDPVKLRKEKNEWIAEELPEWLKIAKEREAQMKMPERIR
- a CDS encoding S46 family peptidase, producing MKRILVFCLFIISTLQILYAVEGMYLLNKLPLKSMRKAGLRMKFDVDPQTGYPKIAAGVVNLNGASASFISPEGLILTNHHVAFSGIQQLSTLEDNILEKGFLARNHDEERHVPRFRASITISFEDVTQEILHGLTDTMNPVARYDSVDYRIKRIIAREEKGHEKVLIRSFYNGKSYFLIRRLEFNDVRLVYTPPRAIGEFGGNIDNWMWPRHTGDFTILRVYADSENNPAEYSEDNIPYQPIHYFPLSVKGLKPGDFTMILGYPGRTQRYLTAREAAFTLNVEYPEAIRHFEFLVDLMDSLGAANPEKTLKFASRIKGLNNYKKKYQGMLDGLKSRDVIGEKQTLEEKLYHQGKNRDILQQLDKLQKAYETNYHAREKFYNLQRDPRLVAIASDLVRWNHEKKKPDLERERGFQQRDYDKQQRSMAYYMSAYDETLDKILLHHHLTQMLKAPATERIPLIDSLFSMIKGESVSQVVGRFVENLYSETRLTDPDFRQRLLDMTPEEFIKIQDPCILFACLLEKQAREIREEGKKRAGQRMVLMPPYFDALKDFLDHTIYPDANGTLRCSFGHIQGYSPADAIWYEPFTTLTGVWEKDRGEHPFNVPEPIKSIRLNQNNQVFYDKGLEDFPVNFLHTMDITNGNSGSAVFDKKGRIVGIAFDGNYEAMTSDWIYDDQLTRAISVDIRYLLLNLTEIEKAKDLLNELTIIQ